Proteins from a single region of Thalassophryne amazonica chromosome 22, fThaAma1.1, whole genome shotgun sequence:
- the cradd gene encoding death domain-containing protein CRADD encodes MDPRHRQVLRTHRLELSDQLLVSDSIVPFLYQEEILTQDHVEDIESQTTNRRKVLRLLDLLPSRGPHAFQTFLRSLDSEFSWLREKLVQETHLEQTHGPSPTDCCCLSEAVLQKVPSDQELSRLASLLGPEWKSVLLDLGLSVEAVFRCRADHAFSFHEQALAGLVQWRRSEGKKATVQRLVQSLQAAGLHASLLSDVFTPPIL; translated from the exons ATGGACCCGCGGCACAGACAGGTCCTCCGAACACACCGACTTGAACTGTCCGACCAACTCCTGGTCTCTGACTCCATCGTTCCGTTTCTGTACCAGGAGGAAATCCTGACCCAGGACCATGTGGAGGACATCgagtcccagaccaccaacaggcGAAAGGTTCTGAGGCTGCTGGACCTCCTGCCGAGCCGCGGGCCGCACGCCTTCCAAACCTTTCTTAGGTCTCTGGACTCGGAGTTCAGCTGGCTGAGGGAGAAACTGGTGCAGGAGACTCACCTGGAGCAGACACATGGACCCAGTCCAACAG ATTGTTGCTGCCTTTCAGAGGCGGTTCTCCAGAAGGTCCCTTCAGACCAGGAGTTGTCCCGCCTGGCGTCTCTCCTCGGACCTGAGTGGAAGTCAGTTCTGCTGGATCTGGGTCTGTCTGTGGAGGCTGTGTTTCGCTGTCGAGCCGATCACGCCTTCAGCTTCCATGAGCAGGCGCTGGCCGGACTGGTGCAGTGGCGGCGGTCTGAAGGGAAAAAGGCCACGGTGCAGCGGCTGGTGCAGAGCCTGCAGGCGGCTGGCCTCCATGCGTCCCTTCTCAGTGACGTTTTTACCCCACCAATACTTTAG
- the socs2 gene encoding suppressor of cytokine signaling 2, producing the protein MTCQSSESSETAESARQSDSRSGTVESDKWCIASAMRELKNTGWYWGSLTANEAKEILQDAPEGTFLLRNSSQRDYLFTISTMTSAGPTNLRIEYKDGKFKLDSVVLIKPKLKQFDSVVHLVEHYVQLSRTNDKATSTSQASAMPSGTVQLRLTKPVYIATPSLQHLCRIAINRTTRQVQDLPLPNRLKDYLEDYTYNV; encoded by the exons ATGACCTGCCAGTCCTCAGAGTCCTCTGAAACTGCTGAGAGTGCCAGACAATCAGACAGCCGGTCCGGGACTGTGGAGTCGGACAAGTGGTGCATCGCCTCCGCCATGAGAGAACTGAAGAACACAG GTTGGTACTGGGGCAGTCTGACAGCTAACGAAGCCAAAGAGATCCTGCAGGACGCTCCGGAGGGAACCTTCCTCTTACGGAACAGCTCGCAGCGGGATTACCTGTTCACCATCTCCACCatgacctctgcaggacccaccaACCTCCGCATCGAATACAAAGACGGAAAGTTCAAGCTGGACTCGGTGGTGCTGATCAAGCCCAAACTGAAGCAGTTTGACAGCGTGGTTCACCTGGTGGAGCACTACGTTCAGCTGTCTCGGACCAATGACAAAGCGACATCTACCTCACAAGCCTCAGCGATGCCCAGTGGGACGGTCCAACTGCGACTAACCAAACCGGTCTACATTGCAACACCTTCACTGCAGCACCTGTGTCGTATCGCCATCAACAGGACAACCAGGCAGGTGCAGGACCTCCCACTGCCCAACAGACTGAAGGACTACCTGGAGGACTACACCTACAATGTGTAG